The Stieleria maiorica genome includes the window CCCCGACGCAAACCAAGGTCGACGACGACCTTTGGGATGACCTGGTGTTCGGCTGGGAAATGGTCCGTCACGTCAAAAGCAACGCCATCGTGTTGGCCAAAGACACCTCGTTGGTCGGCGTCGGGGCGGGGCAGATGAGCCGTGTCGACAGCGTCGAGATCTCGATCGAAAAAGCAGGCGATCGGGCCAAGGGAGCGATCCTGGCCTCCGACGCATTCTTCCCCTTCCCCGATTCGATCGAAGCGGCCGCCGAAGCGGGAATCGTCGCGATCATTCAACCCGGTGGCTCGCGACGCGACAACGAAGTCATCGAAGCCTGCGACCAACATGATTTGCCGATGGTGTTGACCGGGCGACGGCACTTCAAACATTAATCGCAATCACGGGGCCGTGCCGCGAGCGCACGGACTAAGCTGTTGGCGTACGACGTCCTTTCGAGGTCGTCGTGGGGAGCCCGACGGACGACGCCCCGGACGGGCCATCGTGCTTGATCCTGGACACCAACGACGACTGGGCAGACACACTGGTTTTTCGCAATGACGATCCTAGACGACATACTGGTCAAAACTCGCGAAACGATCGCGCGCGACAAGGCCGTCGTCCCGGCGTCCGAACTGGAAGCCCAGCTTTCCGCCCTGCCGCCCTGCCGTGACTTTCACGCCGCGCTCGCCGCCGGTGAACGCGTCAACTTGATCGCCGAAGTCAAACGCGCCAGCCCCTCGGCGGGTCTGATCCGCGCGGACTTTGACCCGGTCAACATCGCCAAGTGCTATGTCGACGGCGGAGCCGCCTGCATCAGCGTGTTGACCGACCAGCCGTTCTTTCAAGGATCACTGGACTACTTGCGCGATATCCGCGCCGCGGTCGACATCCCGATCTTGCGCAAGGACTTTATCGTCGATCGGTACCAGTTGCTTCAGGCGCGTCATGCGGGGGCGGATTGCGTGTTGCTGATCGCCGAATGTTTGCCCCCGGATGAACTGAAACAGCTGCACGATTTCGCGGTTGAATTGGGGATGCAGACGTTGATCGAGCTGTTCGACCCCGAGAACCTGGAAGCCGTCTTGGCCACCGGAACCAAACTGGTCGGAGTCAACAATCGTGACCTGCGGACGTTTAAAACAACGCTCCAGCACACCTTGAATCTTTGCCCGTCGATTCCTCCGGACCGCTTGATCGTCGGTGAAAGCGGCATTCGTGAACACGCGGACCTGGTGCGATTGGCCGGCGGCGGAGTCAAAGCCGTGCTGGTCGGCGAATCGTTGATGAGAAAAGACGACATCACCGCGGCGGTAAGAGAGTTGTTGGGATGACCGACCACGGCAAACGCCTTGCGATCACTGTCATCGTCTGTTTGCTGTTTTGTCTCGGCGTCGCCCTGACCGCGATCCGTACCGTCTCGCGCTATCAAACTCCCGGGTCACGCGATCTTTCCACCCAGGGGATGTGCGACTTTCACAACGGGCTGTACTTCCCCGCCACAGCGTTGTTGGCCGGCAAAAGCCCGTACGGTCAACAGTACGCCGACGAGTACCCGGTCTCACGTCAGATCCCATTCTTTTCGCCGATCATTCTGGTCCTGCACGCGCCCCTGACGTTCCTGCCGCTGCCGGTCGCGGATGTTGTGTTCTTTTCGATTTCGGTGACGCTTGTGGTGGTGCTGGCGATGTTGTCCGCCCACGCCGCCGGAGTCGGCCGCAGCGTGGGTTGGATCGCCGGGATTGCCGCCGCGATCGTGTTCTCGCGCAGCGGACACATCTCGCTGTACAACGGCTACTTCACGATCGAGCTGGCGCTGGCGACGATAGCCGCGGTCCACTTTGCCCGACGCCGTCCGCTGGTCGCTGCGCTGGCGTTGGCGATTGTTTCGGCAAAGCCGACCTTCATCTTGCCGCTCGGTTTCCTGATGTTGGCTCGTGGCAACTTCAAAGCACTGTTGATCGGAGCGGTGATCAGCGTGATCGGGGCGGGGCTGCCGATGTCCTACCTGGCGTACCACGAAGGGATTCGTGAGACCGGTTCGGTCGACATGGCGGCGGGATTCGAAAAGATTGTCGACGACATCGCGACCGCCCAAGAAATCCACATGAACACTCACGGCGAATCGCCCCTGGAATCCTGGACCCGATTGGATGCCCTGGCGACGATTTGTAAATGGACGGGCGGCGATCCCGGGTCGGCCGTTCAATTGGCGGCCATGATGTTGATTCTCGCCTGGCCGATGTGGATTCTGTTTCAACGACGACGAAGCGGTTTGGACGATGGCGTCGCCGGCGGAACGGGTTGCCTGATCGTGGTCGCGACACTGACCAGTTTGTACCACCAGTCTTACGATGCGTTGGTTGTCGTCGCGCCGATCCTGGGTCTGCTTTTGGCATGCACCGACTTTTGGAAATCGGTTTCACCGTCAACGCGAGGTGTGCTGGGCGCCCTGATGGTCTTTCCGGCGTTCAACTACCTTTCGACCCGAAGTTTCCTGTCGCGTCTGGATCTGGGCGACCTGGGTTGCAGCGTGATCACCAGCCTGAGTGGTGTGGCGTTGATGGTCGCCTTGGTGATGACCTGTGTGTTGCTCACCAAGAAAACGGATCAGGTATGAAAGGCACGGGCAGAAGCGTTGGTGTCTAGCCTTTAGGCGACTCCCCCGCCGCTGCTACGCAGCGTGAACGGGCGGCTAAAGCCTGAACACCAGCGATTGCTGCGTTCCTTTTGAGTGAAGCCCGTGCCGTTCGTCCCTGAGCCTCTCTTTACCTGCGACATCCGGTGATCGATCGCTTTGCAGTGATAATCCGAACCATCGGATTGATTTACCTGACCAAATCAATGCAAACCGCTTGCCACCCCCCCGAACGCATTTAAACTGCGTCCATTCTCCATGACTTCCCCACGCAGGCCTTTTGCAGCAGTCATTCTCCCAATGGACCCAACTCCTCACGGTGACGTCAAACCGCAGGTTCCCCCATCGGCCGCTCCGCTGGAAACGACCGCTCACGACGCACGCGGCCCGCGATTCCGACCGGCAAAGGTTTTCCTGGCCCTTCCCGCGTACAACGAGCAGGAAGCCCTGCCGGAGTTGTTGGAGCGGATCGGCGAGGCGTTTGCCGACAATCTGCTGCCTTACGAAGTCGTCGTGGTCGATGACGGCAGCACCGATGACACCGCACAAATCGCGTCCCAACTGTCCTTCCAAATGCCCTTGCATCTGGTTCAGCATGCTCAAAATCAAGGGCTGGGAATCACCATTCGCGATGCCCTGCGTGAAGCCGTCGATCGTGCCGGTGAACGCGACATCATCGTCACCATGGATGCCGACAACACGCACCCGCCGGGGCTGATCGACCGAATGGTCCAGATGATCCACGAAGGCTGCGACGTCGTGATCGCTTCCCGATTCGAATCGGGCGGTTGCGCGGTCGGGGTTCCGATCGAACGCCACTTCCTGTCGGTCGGCGCGCGGCTGCTGTTTACCCTCCTGTTTCCCACCCGCGGCGTCCGCGATTACACCTCCGGCTTTCGCGCCTATCGGGCGTCGGTCATTCGCCAAGGCTTTGCCGATCACGGCGATGCGTTCGTCGGCGAAACGGGTTTCTCCTGCATGGCTGACATCTTGCTGAAACTGCGAAAACAAGGCGCGCTGTTCGGCGAAGCCCCGCTGCGTTTGCGATACGACCGCAAAGGCGGGGCGAGCAAGATGCAAGTCTTCAAAACGATTTGGTTGACGCTGAAACTGCTCTCGCGTCACCGACTGGGAGGCAAATAAATCGTGCCGGATGATCGCGAGCACGCACAAGGCAAACCGCGATGGCTGGTCATCGGCGGTGGGGTCATGGGCCTGAAGATCGCCGACGAATTGGCCGCCAAGGGCCAGGACGTGACGATCGCCGAAGCGGCCCCCACGTTCGGCGGCTTGACCAGCGCCTGGAAACTCGGTGACGTCACCTGGGATCGCTTCTACCATGTCACCTTGCTCAGCGATTCGGTGCTGCGTCGCCAATTGGAATCATTGGGTCTGGAGCGTGAGCTGCAATGGGTCGAAACCAAGACGGGGTTCTACGCCGGCGGCAAATTGATGTCGATGAGCAACACGTTGGAGTTCCTGCGATTTCCACCACTGTCGATGCTGCAACGCATCCGGCTGGGCGGCACCATCTTTCTGGCGTCCAAGATTCGCGACTTCCGCAAGATGGAACAACAGTCGGTGGAAACCTGGCTGCGGCGTTGGTCCGGAAAAGGAGCGTTTGAAAAAGTTTGGCTGCCGCTGCTAAAGGCGAAACTGGGCGACGCCTATCGCCAAACGTCCGCCGCGTTCATCTGGGCCCACACCCAACGGATGTACAAGGCACGTCGAAGCGGTGCCAAGAAAGAGATGTTCGGCTACGTCCCCGGCGGCTATGCCAGAATCTTGGACGTGTGGACAAAACAGCTGTCCGATCGCGGCGTCCGCTTGCTGTGCGGCCACGGCGTCAACAGTGTTCGCAAGACCGATGATTCCGCGGTCGGCCGTTTGGAAGTCGACTTCGGCGAAGGCCGCGTGGAAACCTTTGACAACGTCGTTTCCACCATCGCATCGCCCTTGATCGCCGATCAATGCGACCAGTTGCGGGAGGATGAAAAATCAAGGCTGCGGGCGATCAAGTACCTGGGTGTTGTCTGCGCATCGATGCTGCTGAAGAATCCGATCAGTCCCTATTACGTCACCAACATCACCGACACCTGGGTGCCGCTGACCGGTGTGATCGAGATGTCGACGATCGTCGATTCAAAATCACAGTTGGGCGGTCATCATCTGGTCTATTTGCCCAAGTACATGGCCGACGACCATCCCGATCTGGCCGAACCGGATGAGGACTACAAGCAACGTTGTTTGGAAACGCTTGAGAAGATGTACGACCACTTCTCGCGAGAGGACGTGTTGGAATTCAAGGTCGCACGGGCAAAGTACGTCGCCGCCCTGTCGACGATCGACTACAGCACTCGATTGCCGCCGGTCGTGACCAGCGTGCCGGGTTTTTATGCCCTGAATTCGGCCCACATTCTCGAAGGCAATCTGAACGTCAACGAAACCCTGCTGTTGGGTGAGCAGAAACTCCGCGACGAGGTCTGGCCCGACTTCCTGTCCCGCGGCGGTCCGGCCCAAACCATGAAGACGGTTGGCGCCCACGGATAGCAGCGCGAACCCACGGATCCCCGACGGTACAACATCCATCGGTGCACACCGCCATCCGCGGCCCCTGCCTCCCCCCACACCTCGTTCGCGTGGTCCGCCTCGTTCCAAGGCGGGAGCCTTGGAACGAGGCGGTACGGCAGGGAGGTGGAACGGAAATCCCCACCCCGGTCCGTTACGTCTGGGACGGATCCTGTTATCATTTCCCCCTCAAAGGGCTTCACCTTGGAGCCCACTTCCGTTTCTTCCCTCGTGATGAACGGCGATTGCTTCCACTTATAGGACACTCCCAATGTATCGTTGCCTGCTGGTGATCACCGCCGTCTCAATGATGACGCTGATGACCAACGCACAAGACCAAACCGCCGCCGATGCTTCCGGTGGCAATCTCGCCAAGGAGAACCCGATCGGCTACTTCCTAGGCATTTCCATGGGCCAACAAATGCGGAATCAAGGCCTGCAGGCCGATGACTTCGACCCGCAGGCGTTTGCAGCCGGCGTAACGGATGCACTGGAGCAAAATGAACTTCAACTCTCCAACGAGGAATTGCTGGGTGTCCAACAGCAGCTGCAAGCCTTGCTGAATCAACGCCATCAAGAAATGGCGGCTGCGATTCAAGAGAAAGCCAAGGCCAATAGAGCGAAGGGCCAACAATGGCTGGAAGCCAATCTGAAAAAGGACGGCGTGAAAGAGCTCACCGGAGGTCTGCAATACAAGGTCATCGAGTCTGGTGAAGGTGGAACCCCCAGCCAAAGTGATACCGTCCGCGTGCACTACACCGGCACACTGATCAACGGCGACGTATTTGACAGCAGCGTCAAGCGTGGTGAGCCGGCTGAATTTGTCGTTGGCGGCGTGATCAAGGGCTGGCAAATGGCACTTCAGAAAATGAAGGTCGGGGACAAGTGGATGCTGTATATCCCGCCGGAACTGGCCTACGGCGACCGTGGCAGCCCGGGTGCGATCGGCCCCAACGAAGTGCTCGTGTTCGAAGTCGAACTGCTGGAAATCCTGTAGCGCGACACCGTTGCCCTGAACAAGGTCGTGCACAGTCACGCCTCGTTCCCGGGCTCCATCGCGTCTCGCCGCGCCTCGTTCCCAGGCTCCGCCTCGGCTGTGCAAATTCGTTCGATTCGTTCGCGTTTTCGTTCGTAGGATTTTGGTGTTTCGATTTCGCTAAACCCTGTTGGGATCAGCCGTTTGGCGCCAGCCTACGGGCCTCTATCGACGCTGAGGCCCGAACGCTTGCGCGTATCAGCTGATGTCACTCGTGTTGCGTCACCCGTTGGCTGCTGTGACAGCCCGTTCCACGGCAGAGCCTCGGCACGAGGCCGTCATCCGCCTTACACACCGCACCCGCTGCAACCGGCACACGCGCCGCCGCTGCTTCCGCAACCGCCCGTGGTCCCACACTCCGGGCCACAGCCCTCGGTCAGCAGCTCCGCCAGATGATTGGTGCGAACGATCGACTCGTATTCTCCGGCAATCTCATCGGCGATCCGCTGGGCGTCGGCGGTCACCTCGCCCAAAAAATGCATCCTCAGCGTGCCGCCGTCCAGCAGCTGATCGACGTCCAACAGGAGCGCGTCACAACCCGACCGGCTCAGACGTTCCCGACAGGTTTCCATCGCCTGCCCCTTGTACCGCTCCAGCCGGGCCACCAGCAGTTCGTCCGAATCCGTCGTCGGCCGCACGATCCGATACCCTGGGGGCTCGCCGGCGTCTGCCCCGTCAGCCCTTCGCCGCTGAGAAATCACCTCCGCGACCTCGATTCCCCGCGGCGATCGCACCACCACGCGGCGTCCACGCGGGACCGGTGCCAACGCCGAAGCGAGCCGAATTTCCCCTAAAACACCGATTCGTACAAAATAGTGGATCAAAGCGATCCCAAGCCAATGTGTGCGATTGAGTCGTCCCGGCTTGCCGACAAGCCGATTCCATAAGAACATAGTGACCGATTGCACCTTTCGAAGCAAACCGATTCCGACCGAATAGAACCGATATGGCGACCGACCTGACCACCCCCGGCACCAGTGCCCCCGCCGGATCCAGTGCCCCACCGAGCACCTCCGCAGTTCCATTTGATGCCTGGGCGGATCGAATCCTCGACGGAGGAGAATTGACGCGGGATGAAGCCAAACAGATCTTGGAATCGCCCGACGACGACCTGCTCCGCTTACTCTCCGCCGGGTTCCGATTGCGACAGCAGCACTTCGGCAAAACCGTTCAGCTGTACTTTCTGATGAACGCCAAGAGCGGATTGTGCCCCGAGGACTGTCACTATTGCAGCCAGTCGAAAATCTCCGAAGCGCCGGTCCCCAAGTACAACATCCTGAAACGCGACGCACTGATGGACGCCGCGAAGGTGGCGGCCGAGCGAGGTGCCAAAACCTATTGCTTGGTGATTTCCGCACGGGGGCCGAACGAGCGTGAGATGAAGGCGGTCGAAGAGATCGTTCCGGAAATCAAAAAGCAATACGGCCTGGACATCTGCGCCTGCCTGGGATTGCTGTCCAAAGAGCAGGCCGATCGTTTGAAGGCTTGTGGCGTCGACCGTGTGAACCACAACCTGAACACGGGTGAAGAGTACTACGCGGAGATCTGCACGACGCACACATACGCCGATCGTGTTCAAACCTTGCGGCACGTCCGCGACGCCGGCATGGAGATGTGCAGCGGCGGGATCATCGGGATGGGCGAAACCTATGACGACATCATTTCGATGGCGTTCGATCTGAAGGAGTTGGGGGTCCAGTCGATTCCGCTGAACTTCTTGAATTCGATCGATGGCACGCCGTTGGAGGGCAAGAAAGACCTTAGCCCCCAAGACTGCTTGCGGGCGTTGGCCATGTTCCGTTTCGTCAATCCGAGCCGCGAGCTACGGATTTCCGGAGGACGCGAAATCCACCTGCGGACCTTGCAACCGCTGGGGCTGTATGTCGCCAACAGCGTCTTCGTCGGCGACTACTTGACCACCAAGGGCCAGGCCCCCGACGAAGACTATCAAATGATCAAAGACCTCGGATTCGAAGTCACCACCTCGGTGGGTGAGTAGCGCACGTTGGTGTCTAGCCTTCAGGCGATTCATCGGGTAGGCCGATCGTTTGTACGATGGCCCTTCCGGGCCGTCGCCCGCTGGGCTCGGCGCGACGACCTAGAAAGGACGTCGTACCCTCAAGCCGCTGCCCGATTGTACGATGGCCCTTCCGGGCCGTCGCCCGGTCGTCTTCGACGACCGGACTGCGCTGACGAGACTACGTCGAATCGACGGCCCGGAAGGGCCGTCGTACCTGTGTCACGCGACTACTTGGCATCCGCGGTGACACCTTTCCAATCGTCGGTTCGGAACGGCGTCATCGGAAGCCCTTCTTTACTCTGCACGTTGCACACCGGGTTATCCGCCCAGGCATAACGCACCGCGACGGGATCGTTGACGGCGTCGCTGCTGACTTCGATCGTCGTCTTGCCGGTGATCTTGGCGTCCGCGGCGACAAATTTCTTGTCGGCCCCGGCGATGGTGAACCCGAGCGGCGTAGGGACATCGAACGTGTCCAAACCGCCGCCGACATGATCAAACTCCAGCACGATCTTTCCATC containing:
- the trpC gene encoding indole-3-glycerol phosphate synthase TrpC, which gives rise to MTILDDILVKTRETIARDKAVVPASELEAQLSALPPCRDFHAALAAGERVNLIAEVKRASPSAGLIRADFDPVNIAKCYVDGGAACISVLTDQPFFQGSLDYLRDIRAAVDIPILRKDFIVDRYQLLQARHAGADCVLLIAECLPPDELKQLHDFAVELGMQTLIELFDPENLEAVLATGTKLVGVNNRDLRTFKTTLQHTLNLCPSIPPDRLIVGESGIREHADLVRLAGGGVKAVLVGESLMRKDDITAAVRELLG
- a CDS encoding glycosyltransferase family 87 protein, producing the protein MTDHGKRLAITVIVCLLFCLGVALTAIRTVSRYQTPGSRDLSTQGMCDFHNGLYFPATALLAGKSPYGQQYADEYPVSRQIPFFSPIILVLHAPLTFLPLPVADVVFFSISVTLVVVLAMLSAHAAGVGRSVGWIAGIAAAIVFSRSGHISLYNGYFTIELALATIAAVHFARRRPLVAALALAIVSAKPTFILPLGFLMLARGNFKALLIGAVISVIGAGLPMSYLAYHEGIRETGSVDMAAGFEKIVDDIATAQEIHMNTHGESPLESWTRLDALATICKWTGGDPGSAVQLAAMMLILAWPMWILFQRRRSGLDDGVAGGTGCLIVVATLTSLYHQSYDALVVVAPILGLLLACTDFWKSVSPSTRGVLGALMVFPAFNYLSTRSFLSRLDLGDLGCSVITSLSGVALMVALVMTCVLLTKKTDQV
- a CDS encoding glycosyltransferase; translation: MDPTPHGDVKPQVPPSAAPLETTAHDARGPRFRPAKVFLALPAYNEQEALPELLERIGEAFADNLLPYEVVVVDDGSTDDTAQIASQLSFQMPLHLVQHAQNQGLGITIRDALREAVDRAGERDIIVTMDADNTHPPGLIDRMVQMIHEGCDVVIASRFESGGCAVGVPIERHFLSVGARLLFTLLFPTRGVRDYTSGFRAYRASVIRQGFADHGDAFVGETGFSCMADILLKLRKQGALFGEAPLRLRYDRKGGASKMQVFKTIWLTLKLLSRHRLGGK
- a CDS encoding NAD(P)/FAD-dependent oxidoreductase; translated protein: MPDDREHAQGKPRWLVIGGGVMGLKIADELAAKGQDVTIAEAAPTFGGLTSAWKLGDVTWDRFYHVTLLSDSVLRRQLESLGLERELQWVETKTGFYAGGKLMSMSNTLEFLRFPPLSMLQRIRLGGTIFLASKIRDFRKMEQQSVETWLRRWSGKGAFEKVWLPLLKAKLGDAYRQTSAAFIWAHTQRMYKARRSGAKKEMFGYVPGGYARILDVWTKQLSDRGVRLLCGHGVNSVRKTDDSAVGRLEVDFGEGRVETFDNVVSTIASPLIADQCDQLREDEKSRLRAIKYLGVVCASMLLKNPISPYYVTNITDTWVPLTGVIEMSTIVDSKSQLGGHHLVYLPKYMADDHPDLAEPDEDYKQRCLETLEKMYDHFSREDVLEFKVARAKYVAALSTIDYSTRLPPVVTSVPGFYALNSAHILEGNLNVNETLLLGEQKLRDEVWPDFLSRGGPAQTMKTVGAHG
- a CDS encoding FKBP-type peptidyl-prolyl cis-trans isomerase; the encoded protein is MYRCLLVITAVSMMTLMTNAQDQTAADASGGNLAKENPIGYFLGISMGQQMRNQGLQADDFDPQAFAAGVTDALEQNELQLSNEELLGVQQQLQALLNQRHQEMAAAIQEKAKANRAKGQQWLEANLKKDGVKELTGGLQYKVIESGEGGTPSQSDTVRVHYTGTLINGDVFDSSVKRGEPAEFVVGGVIKGWQMALQKMKVGDKWMLYIPPELAYGDRGSPGAIGPNEVLVFEVELLEIL
- the bioB gene encoding biotin synthase BioB, with amino-acid sequence MATDLTTPGTSAPAGSSAPPSTSAVPFDAWADRILDGGELTRDEAKQILESPDDDLLRLLSAGFRLRQQHFGKTVQLYFLMNAKSGLCPEDCHYCSQSKISEAPVPKYNILKRDALMDAAKVAAERGAKTYCLVISARGPNEREMKAVEEIVPEIKKQYGLDICACLGLLSKEQADRLKACGVDRVNHNLNTGEEYYAEICTTHTYADRVQTLRHVRDAGMEMCSGGIIGMGETYDDIISMAFDLKELGVQSIPLNFLNSIDGTPLEGKKDLSPQDCLRALAMFRFVNPSRELRISGGREIHLRTLQPLGLYVANSVFVGDYLTTKGQAPDEDYQMIKDLGFEVTTSVGE